A stretch of the Vulcanisaeta souniana JCM 11219 genome encodes the following:
- a CDS encoding SCP2 sterol-binding domain-containing protein has protein sequence MPEDPFELLNSMTQQALPKIASKVTGPVKVFQFTGEGYEPFYVEIGGGTVKLTKGTHKSPTATIQVNKDNLLKMIKGQLDAMQAYFSGAIKVMGNIMDAASLIDVINTARKP, from the coding sequence ATGCCCGAAGACCCGTTTGAACTACTAAACTCAATGACCCAACAGGCACTACCAAAAATAGCCAGTAAGGTCACCGGCCCTGTTAAGGTGTTTCAATTTACTGGGGAGGGCTACGAACCATTTTATGTGGAGATTGGAGGAGGCACCGTGAAACTCACCAAGGGTACTCACAAGTCACCAACGGCCACAATACAGGTGAATAAGGACAACCTGCTGAAGATGATTAAGGGACAACTCGATGCCATGCAGGCCTACTTCTCAGGCGCGATTAAGGTGATGGGTAATATAATGGACGCAGCATCACTTATAGACGTTATTAACACTGCACGTAAGCCATAA